Sequence from the Sardina pilchardus chromosome 15, fSarPil1.1, whole genome shotgun sequence genome:
AAAGATATGTCATTTTTGATCGAGCTAATGCAGAGGTGGCTGTGTTCGAAGTGCATGCTGGTGTATTATGTACATTTTTATAGCGttatgtcttctgtgtgtgtgtgtgtgaaagagaaagggacagaaaaTGAGATGGATAAATATGGACCGAGAATATATATGCTACGTGACTATCAATAGGTATTGAGTCATTCTAACCTCCATGGAATATCTGTCAGGTGTTTCTATATAGATTGGATACATACTTTTGTATTAAATATTCTTTTACATATTGTAATAAACATGAACTGCATAGATTATTCTGCCATTTATTTAAACCATTCACCGACTCTAATGACATTCACCTACATCATATTAATAAACACCAATTGTCTTTCTGAATTGAGATCTGTCTAACTGTATCCTTAAATCGCATAATAAGCAAATAATGAATTATCCTTATCCTTTAATTATTATAATAGTTGGCCTTTGTAAACTTTAACTCTAAATCAGAATCTGCTATGAGTAGATGACAAATGGCATAGATTTTGCCTGAGGGTACCGTATAAGCTGGGTGTGTTGTGTTAACCCTGCATTTGTTCTGATGtactttttgtgtttgtgtcctgaGGCCTCTCCCCATAACAAGATAACAACCTAAGTTGGGTTATGGAAGGCTACCTAGACCAAACGTCTATAAAAGATCGTTCATGCAGTATTGCATTCCCACACAGACAAAATGATTTGATTTTAATGATCAGATTGACAGGGTAGTGTATGTATGGGGATTTCATAAATTGAACTATTCTCCATTAAAAGCTGCCATAGGCACAatgtttttgatcatattcactaAAACTCACAGTATAATCTGACAGAACAACATAAATTGGCcggtctttaaaaaaaaaaaaaaaaaaaaaaaaacatgcttctacctccacctagagcctgttatttgttttgcaaaaatccaCCGCTCCCAGTTCTTTTGGTCCAATAAGGGCAAGGCTGTATGATCATTGgcagatctgactgtcaatcacagttcATCCACTAACAAGCACAAACTCGATGCAAGGGTGCTCGGTGGTAGTCAGAAAGGGGCATAATGAACCgtacattcaaaatgttggcTAAGTACCCTCAGTCTGCGAGACTTAACATCTGTAGCTTTAGAGcaacatgatgtatttctaccTTAAAACAAGAGCTTCAAACTCAGTAATGCCTCATTAACTTATAATAAAGAAAATGGACTCTCTGACATCCCTGATCAGCATGTTATATTGTTGTTGTCAGTTTTGGGTACTCAATTAGTGCTAAATGGGTTTCTTCTCAGTACGTTGAAGAAGGGATGGAACGGGGATGTTCCAATATTGTGTTCCTCAGACTTAAAACAAAGACAGGTGTTGAGAGACCACACCACAAGTGCACAATCTTGATTATAGATGTCTTTATTTTTAATACAATAAATACTTATTAAAGTGCAAATCAGAACAGTAACTCCATGCAGTGCATAATACGTGAAatagagatcacacacacaacacacacagacacacagacacacagacacacagacacacacacacacacacacacacacacacacacacacacacacacacacacacacacacacacacacacacacacacagcacagagacaagagagaacaACCATAGAAAACAACTTTCTCAGAAAACCCACAAAAACACAGGGGCACACAAAACAGCAGTTCACTCCACATCAGGAAAGTGTGATATCCCCTCCTgtctatggagagagagagagagagagactgacacacaGCCAACATTGGTACCAACACAAAAGACacagcacactcactcaaacagctgtagtgtgagagagagggatgctttGGTGGCATGTTCTACAGGTGTACATACATGTGTACAACTGACATCACTGTTTAACACTTTTTGCCCTTTATAGAAGTAATGAaaataacatacagtaactCATATGAATCTGATGGCATATAAACAAATCATGAAGGTTGCAATCATTTCTATTTAATAGTttacctctctcactctaaaGTACAGAGTTAAGTAGTGAAGTCATTGTGAAGTGCAGTTGCAAATGCAGAGCATCAGTGGGCGATGTTTCAACGAAACCTCCTCTGACTATTTGGTATTGCGAGGTCACACTTTGACGTGCATCCATTGCCATGACAACTTCACAACTGATGACTGTATGGCTGTGGGATTATAGTATTCTCATCTGGGCTTTGGTAAAAAGGGCCATCTCAGTCCAGAGCACTTAGTCAGTTAGGAACACAAACAAAGATTACAGAAAAGTCAAATCTGCCTCCCAAATCGTTCTGTCAGCAGTAATGCACaggcctagacacacacacaccacacacacacacacacacacacacacacacacacacacaccaacaataacaacaacaaagctTAAGGAAACACAAGAAGgcttcagctgaacaaaacGGTCATATCCGTCTGATATGATAGACGCCATTTTGTCCCACtaagtgactgactgactgactgactgactctcaCTGTAAGCCCCAGTGCTTTTAAATAACTTTACATTCAGTTTAAACTGGTACGTTGAAAATGAATAATCTCTTTTTGttaccatacagtacatctgaacattgcaaacacactgacaaacagaaccATTCTCTCAACAGAACCCTTTATCCACTCTTTACAGATAAGTAggtttccagactattagcaatgccatacacacactggccagGTGAGGGCGCTATATATCCAACTTACAACTTATTTTGATTCTACACGGATGGAGACTACATAGATGATCAAGTACTCAAGTAACAATATAACATACATATAGTCTACTGTAGAATGGCATGTTTACAATTGGCTTCATTAAATGTACAAATCAAAACCAATCATAAACATACACTTCACACACTGCATAGTTGGCTTGTACGTGCATTCTTTTTCTACTACTGATACTAGAGTTTGACATACACAGCTGATCCATTTGCAAGGACTAGCCATGTCCTGGGAAACTAgtttgaaacagtgtgttaaaGGCTTCCATTAGCTAAGGCCCCCTTAGCCTGGAAGCACGTTAGTGGCAATTTGTCATCCCCAACATCGTTGCACCCTTTTGCCTGTTTCTGTGGTGACTTAGTCGGCTAAGTTGTtggcacagaaaaacaaacagtaaaacCCACCCACCTCTTTAGTCACTTGGATTCACAGTAACAACTCCCATGTGAGGTTAAATagtgtacataaataaacaGCGCTAATAAATAATCTCTACTTCAAGACCACAATGAAACAATGATGTATTCTCAGTCAAACGACAACACacaccgatttttttttttccttttaaggCAACTGGAGGAAGGTTACCGTGGCTCTTGTTTTTGTTGGCCCTTGGCTTGTGTTTCCATCCGAGGCTTACGAGGAggctacacaaacatacacacaccacctttaTCCTTCGTTTTAAATGTTGTGAAGGGGTAGTGAATTAATTGCTGATCAGCATAGCACTATTACATGTCACTCAGATCCATTCTAGCATACGGTGCTATCACGCTGTGTATGGCTCCATATTTCTACTGGTGTGATAATGtctatattacattatataagATTATGATATATGTTATACTATGGCAGACCACAGTGTATCTACATATGGTCCTCACTATATACCCTGTCAATTTCAAACAGTGCTATGCTGACCACAAGAGcatgtgcttttctagttaacgTTGTGCACAGACATCTAAGAATACCTTTGATCTGTGTGTCAGAAGATTGTGTGCCAGTCTAGTGTTCAGAATCTGAGATAGTAATTTAAAAAGTAAACAATGACTTGATCAGTTCACCTTGAAATGTAGTGTTTAAAGAGAGACTCCAAGCCTCTCATATATAACTGAAACATATCAGCATGATAACTCAGGCAtagccatgtactgtacatatgccAGGGCAAATCTCTGTGTGCTTTGGTTGTCATTAAAAGGGAAGGGGTGTGTGCCTAACGTAGCCGCCTGTAGCCTGTTTGCATCCGTTTATTTTTCCACACAATATTGCCTTGAACCTCACTGGCTCTAACCTTGAGGACTCCTGCGTCCCTCACACGTAGTTCAGCTCACTAAAAATATTTAAGGTCATATAGCCACACCTTCGCTAGGTGCTTAAAATAAGGTAACTATATTCTAGTATATTCTATAAAACATTCCtcgaaaaaaataaatatgaatcTGCATACTAGAACAAAAACTATGATCTCTTCCTCATTTGTATGTATAAacttaatttttttttggtaTGCGGTTTAAATCAGCCTCTGTGTCTCTATGAAAAGAAATCTAAATCTTAATAGAAATATAGCGTATCATACATCATGTTGTACATAATCGGAATCTTTTACAAAAGATAAAACGTATATATAAAaaccagagagaaaaaaaaaaatgaagtggCCTCCTGTTGAACTCTTTCCCGTTCAAATGTGAAGGTCCTGCATTGCTACAGAGATGACATGGTCAGCAGCAGAGCATGATTgcagatgggggagagagggagggaggaagagaggggagggagagagagagggattaaaatgacttgaaggcTATCTGTGCCCACGGGTGGGGGTCATTGGCAGCCTCGAATGACCTCTGCCCATGAGGCATGCCAGCTACCTGGGCACTGGCCGGTCAGCCGGGCTGGCTGACGGGCATCTGGCCTCTCAGCGTGCCAGCGTGGTGATGAGGCTGGCGCACATCTCAAAGAAGTCCATGGTGTGGCTGCCCTGTCGCGGCGCCAGCATCGGCGAGCTGCCCGTCAGCGAGCCGGGCAGGGAGCTGCTGAGCTGGGGCATCTCCATGGCGACCGACGCCGAGTCGATACTCAGGCGTTGCCGGTGGAGACCGGCGATGGAGCCAGAGCGCTGCGGCGTGGACGAGCCGGACTTCAGCTCAATGATGTCATCTTAAAAGGacgaaaaggagagagagcagtagatTAGAAGGCTCTGAGTTACACAAATATACATGCAAATGAGCACCTCCAGAGTCATCCAACTAGTCCCCCATTGGTTTTATGAACATCATGAATTGCTGTcaatcatttttatttatatagcgcctttctgCAAAATTGCAACAAGAGGTTTTGAacaatacatgtacatgtgaaTACAGCATATTAAAATAACCCAATATGGCAGAAATAAAGTGACCAGTAAGGCAAAGCAGAGTGATTATCATATGAAGTATATATCTGTGCTCATGTGACTTATTTATTACTCAATATAATCAGTGCTAATGCTATTCAATGCTAACTCTTTCAGCAGCCTTAGAAGACTTGATGTTTATTACCATCGATGCTCTTGAAGTCCAGCAGGTAACTGCGGTTGTCCACCTGATAGAGCTGCAGACTCATCTTCACAAAATTGCCTGTTACTGGATTCTTCCTTCGCACGCGCAGGTGGTACGGGTTCACAACCTACAGAGAAGATAAAAATATACCATTTCCAGCAGTCAGCCGGTGCGCTACATTTCATATTCTGTGTAAGGAGCATGTTCTAGTCATACATAATATACACAGTGTTATACACAATGTTATCACTTAATATAATGCACAGTAACAATCTATGCGACTTTCACTCACATGAATTaaacacaaaaaacataaacatttaaGCAGTTATTGCTATGGAGTTCTAAATGACTTGTTCTAAATTAGTTACAATAAGTATACAAAAAAGTTATGATGACCTAAAGGCAATCTGTGacaataatatacagtatcacaCAGTATATTATTCTATACTGAAGTACTCGAACTACTGAACTATATGTTTACTACTTATGAACTATGTTCTATTGTCTATGTGAggtatatatgtatattgtcttaatgtaaaTCGTCCCCCCTAACTCCAGCACTCGCCTTCCAGTCGAACTCCAGCTGCCGCATGGCGCGGTACACCTCGGCCATGATGTCGTAGGGTTTGCTCTGGCTCCGGATGCCCAGGTGCCACTTGGCCTTCTTGACGGCCAGCGGCTTGGGCTTGGTGGTGTTGAGCGCGTCGAGCGGGCAGCGCGCCTTGGGGCTGTCCACCAGCAGCGGCGGCATGCGCTCGGGGTGCGGCTTGACCCCCGGCGGCAGCGGCATGCCCTCCTCGATGAAGGAGCCCGTGGGCGGGCTGGACGCCAGGTAGAACTCGCTGGCCTGGTTCATGATGCGGCGGTTGTCGATGATGAGGTGGTAGGCCACGGCCAGCTGGTCCTGCGGGTCGCCGCTGTACAGGCTGCTCATCACCTCCGCCTCGGGGCACTCGAACTTCTCGCACACCTCGCGCACCGCGTCCTCGTCCACCACCGTGGCGTCGTACGACGGGTCCTCCGGGAACAGGTAGCCCGGCAGGTCCTGCTTGAACCACTCGTGTTCCCTGGAAGGACAGTTACAGTCATTTCTCCGCAGCTAAtggttgggaaattatggtaggaGTCTTAAAAAGTGGCCTGTTGATAGTTCAGTTCACcactgcagacacagacacaaccacagACATACTCTTGATTACCTGTCTACTAACTGAGgtttatgcattgattttgctcagctatgaggttacagtaatacacagtgACGGGCTATGCATGGGaatgcatttctttttcttCGTTCTTCTTGCGGATTAAAGTACTGAACTGACACTGTCTCATTGAGCTATTGAGAGCTGCGGTTAATAGGAAGGGCAGTCAATACTCAGTGTTGTGTTTTTAATGTGCATAAAACACAATGCAGATAATACATCGGACATTACTGCAAATCTATttgtacacatttacacagtAGACTTGTATAACGTTCTATGTTCATTGAATATGCTTGATCATTGTCTCCTAGTAGTTCATGACTGACTACTACAGTATACTCCTGTCATTAGGAGGCTTGTTATAAGTGGCCAGCACAATGCCCTGTGTACCGAAGGAGTGTTATAATTAGCATAGTCCAGTATACTGTACCTACTACAAATGCATATACAATTGCACATTGACTTGTACGCTGGCACGGTTTTAGAGTAAATGGAAACTTGTGTGAGGATGTATTAAATTACAACCACTAGCAGGACAGCCTTGATGACAGTGCATTTAAGGCAGGTCCATTACTGCCACTGTGATATCTATTGCAGTAGTATTATTGTGACCTAAGGTCTCCTCTGCATTGCAGCTTCCAATGAATTGTGTTTGTTCcttctgtaagtcactttgagaGCTTAAGCACATAAGAGCGtatgctaaatgaataaatgtaagcaaaatggtaaatggactgcatttctATTGCGTTTTTATCGGCTTCTGCGAGCACGTGAATTACGCTATCATTGTtacctcacattcacacacacacaccgatggtggaggctgccatgcaaggcgccaactTGCTCATACATCGGGAACActggggttaagtgtcttgctcaaggacacttcgacagggTCAGGGGGAGTagggctcgaaccagcaacgTTCCAGTTaactggacgactcctctaccccctgagccactgccgccgTAATGTAATGTGACATGCTCGTCTCACCTGATGTCTTTGATGGTGGCTCTCTTGAGCGGGTCCACCTGCAGCATGAGCATCAGAAGGCTGGCCACCGAGCGGTTCAGGTACTCGGGGATGTAGAAGACCCCGCCGCGGATCTTCTTGAAGAGAGTGGGCACGTGCTCGTCGTCGAAGGGCAGCGTCCCGCACAGCAGGGCGTACAGGATGACGCCGCAGCTCCAGATGTCCACCTCGGGGCCAGCGTACAGCCTGGGAGACATTCAGCAGTCGTGAGCACACAGATGTGTGCAGAATATTGCACAAGAAACAGAACAGGCCCTCTTCTGATGGTCAGCAATGTGGTCGTAGGTAGCCATTTAAGATCCATACATTTGCATTCTGAAAGTGTATTTGATCATATTTTAAAATGCTAACAGGGTATAACAACATGTCAATAATGTGGTGGTGACATTTGCTTCTTGTGCAGCCATCACTAGTTAGCACATGCAAGAATTATTTTGTCATTAATTGATTCATTGACTGATTtggtggctatgacaacaaggATGGCTTTTCTTTTCTCAGTGTTCATACATAAATGTTACATAAAacagctagccagctagctaacattCCGGCCTTCCATGTAAAGATGCTTCCTCTATATACACTATCTCTTCCAACCAAATTCAAACAAATCAGCCCCATATGTATCACATATATATTACAGTAAAAAGCTCCTCCTTTGCGGAGGTCTTGACCTCTAACCTTCCGGAGATGACCTCTGGGGCAGCGTAATTGGGAGACCCGCAGCTGGTCCTTAGGAACTCCCCATCTGACATCATGTTGGATAGGCCTGCCAATGAAAGTGAGTCAACCAAACCTAATTAGCGTCAGGGATGTCCATACAGAGCAGGCCAGAGACCGGTCAGTTTGTTTGGTTGCTGCCGTAGCAACTAGAGGTGTGATCTAATGAGTGGCTAACGAGATTAGCACAGCATAAACTCAGAGGTTACTATGAGTTCCAGTCCAAGCTGGCTATGTACACAGTGAGGTCAAGGACTAGCGATTGTTAGAGCCATTGCTGTTATGATTGTTTCTCAATGTAAGCGCTtcggttacactttacttgaagttATCTACATAAAAGTGACATGACTGATGTCATGAATGTGTGatgaacattataaacaagtcataaacatttatgatataacacttctgtcattaagtgtcatccGTTTTTTGTCATGACCAGTTAGGGATAGGGTTAGgttcagggttagggttagggttaggttcagggttagggttcatgtgtcatgacagtgtcatgtcactcttaagTAGATACCTTGTTACCagcatttctttttctctcattttgaTGTTTAGGATGGTCAGATACAGCAGTGCTTCTTATTCTGGTTTCGCAGAATAATATCATACATTTGTCCATAACTATTCCTAAATATtatattaataagtccaacttCTGTCTTAATAAGTTCAACTTCTGTCTTGAGTCATGAAGTGAAATGGAAACCTCTTGTAAGTGTATCACTCCTAA
This genomic interval carries:
- the prkaa2 gene encoding 5'-AMP-activated protein kinase catalytic subunit alpha-2, with amino-acid sequence MAEKQKHEGRVKIGHYILGDTLGVGTFGKVKIGEHQLTGHKVAVKILNRQKIRSLDVVGKIKREIQNLKLFRHPHIIKLYQVISTPTDFFMVMEYVSGGELFDYICKNGRVEDSEARRLFQQIISGVDYCHRHMVVHRDLKPENVLLDGSMNAKIADFGLSNMMSDGEFLRTSCGSPNYAAPEVISGRLYAGPEVDIWSCGVILYALLCGTLPFDDEHVPTLFKKIRGGVFYIPEYLNRSVASLLMLMLQVDPLKRATIKDIREHEWFKQDLPGYLFPEDPSYDATVVDEDAVREVCEKFECPEAEVMSSLYSGDPQDQLAVAYHLIIDNRRIMNQASEFYLASSPPTGSFIEEGMPLPPGVKPHPERMPPLLVDSPKARCPLDALNTTKPKPLAVKKAKWHLGIRSQSKPYDIMAEVYRAMRQLEFDWKVVNPYHLRVRRKNPVTGNFVKMSLQLYQVDNRSYLLDFKSIDDDIIELKSGSSTPQRSGSIAGLHRQRLSIDSASVAMEMPQLSSSLPGSLTGSSPMLAPRQGSHTMDFFEMCASLITTLAR